A region of the Primulina eburnea isolate SZY01 chromosome 7, ASM2296580v1, whole genome shotgun sequence genome:
TACGGAACAACTTGCCAACGATTCCTTTCTCGTGTTCTTTCCTTTGTGGATGTGGGGTTGAGAATCTCCTCTGAAGCGACCTAGCTTCCCTAAAGGTATCAGAAAGCTTTGTTTCAGGGTGGGGGGATATAGCCCTCTGTGTATTTGCTGTAGGATGTCGCTGGATTTGGACGAGATTTGGTCCTGGTATCGGATTATTTACTCTACCTGGTTCCGGTCTAGATTTGACAGATGATGATCTATTAGGCTGAATGGTGAAAGGAACAGACCCCAATCTTGAAGCATCCAACCGGTGACAAATAGTGTGAGAAAAATTTGTTCTCCTTATCCAAGAAGTTGCCTCTTCATCCATTTATGGTGATTTAATATTGCCTGTATATAGTCACTACTAGGTGCGCCTTTTCTTCCTCCTTTAGAACAAAATTATGACCATAAAATCTCCATAGTGCTCACAATCACCAAACTAAAATTCCATCAAAATATAAAGAGGGGAGATCAAATTCCACAACCATCAGAGTTTCAGAACCCTGAAACCAATCAAGAGCACATAAAACCATAAAATAAACGAGTGAATCAATATATCGCAGCTACaaccaaaataaaaatacccttCAAAGATCACATTTCACATTCAAACAAAGTTTAAAATCACAATAAAACTGCAGACAGATAAAACTAATTTTTGAATCCACGAATCCACCAATATTGCATGCAGACCAggaaaaattaaaaaccttcaaatatttcataccccgtcaaaatcagacaaaaaGATTACAAAACAAATACAAACCCCCTTAAACTGCAAAATTAAATCCCACCTTGAAATCCCCCGAAAAAGTACCCACAGGATGAATCAATACGCTATCCTACAAAATACCGATAATCAAAATTACCCTGTCCTACAAAATATCGATATCAATAAACATGAAAAAAAAACAACCCTGTTCTCAATTTTCTCGAAATTTAAGGAAAACCCACCATTAAACACGCCATTGACCACCAAACAATACAAATAAttgatcataaaaaaaaaatgatatcagTCCCCTCCCATTCGATAGCCCAAAACAACAAGACTAGCAATATTAGGATTTTGTACTAACCCAGAGAGTAAATCTCTCACGCCATTCTTCCTTTTATTCAAGCTATCATCTAAAACCAAGTTCTTTGCACATAATCCATCTCAGAACGCACCATTATTTCGTCAACAGATAAATAAAACTCACGTACGACTACGAGAGACAACACACAGGTACCATTATGTGAAGAACCAACACGTATAATTCCCAAGACACCCAAGAAAAAATGAATAACAAATACAAGTATTTTACACGGCGATGAGCTGAGTGATTCGTCGGCGAGCCCGGTTATGGTGGAGGCTGACGCTGAGGCGTGGTCCAATCATCGCAAAGTCAAGAAGGGGGATAGGAGAGAGAAAAAAGTAGGAAAGAGGAATATTAATAGTACACATACACGATGTAGAATACAAAAGGGTCAATCTCAAAAGGAATGGCAAGTAGGTAACGGGACAAATGAAGATGGAAAACTCAGATATTTTGTGGATTTCCTTTCTTGATGAATAAATATGTGTGTATAAACGTAAAGATTGTACCTTTTGCACGGATACGAGTGATTGCAGTTCGTTTGGAGGCGTCTTGTGGTGTTGTTCTGCTTCTTGTTGGATATTCTTCTACAATTAATCGAGAAAGTAAAACTTTTTTATTTTTGCCAAAAACTTATATGAGACGATCTTACGGGTCATATTTTATgtagacagatctcttatttgagtcatccatggaaaagtattgctttttatgctcagaatattactttttattataactATCAGTATgattgacacgtctcacagataaagatctgTGAACAAGAGACAccttctttatttttttgtcaCAAGAACAAGAGACaccttctttatttttttttttcacaactATAAATATCTTATTTTCTTAATATGTCACAAATATATAGTCTAATATCTATATTTAatactattttattaatttatccaTGTTTATTAAATGTATTACTTGCTAGTAAAATGAGAATTTTATCAGTAAAATCTTTTTTTTCCaataattttcttaatttgaGTTAAACCATTGTTGTTACGCCAGAGTGACTCATCATATTTTTTTGTTCGAGTGTGTCTCCTGTGAGATGgatcaaccataccgatattcacaataaaaaataatattcttagaataaaatgtaataatttttcatggatggcccaaataaaatatgtctcataaaaatataacatgtgagaccgtctcaaacaaatttttgtttttttttattattatacatTAAATATAGTCAAATTTGTCAATAGCAAGTAGTTCAATTTTAATGTTAATTAATGTTGCTTCATAGAGGCAGGTTGTGGGTCGGTCTGCTCCAGTTGTCGAGTTTCGATGCCCAAAATGGAATCTTTCTAATTTGAAGGAACATTTAGGGTATTCGATATTTTCGCTAAATTGCTCATGCGTAAGAttgtgaagaagaaaagctCAAGAACCTTACTTGCACCAAGAGATTCTGACTTAGTGCAAGTCAGATTATTATTATCGTTAaatatatgttatttttttatattttgaaaatatgaaagGCAAAGGGAAAAATATCGTGTTTCTTTACTCTTTATATATCGAAAAACATTTCAATTCTAATTATCTTACAAAATTTCCAGCACTTGATTTTACCATTCCAATTGCAATTTCTATTTAGGTGTTTTTCATAAGATAATAATAACACGGCAAAAACTTGTGCGAAACGTCTCACGTGTTGTATTTTgcgagacaaatatcttatttgggtcatccattaaaaaatattattttttatgctaagagtattactttttattgtgaatatcagtagggttgacccgactcatagataaagattcgtgagatcatctcacctACTCTAATAACACAGTTGTGATAGTTTCTTCATTTTTGGAAATAACGTATTGGTGTCGATAACGTTTATTTTAATGGTAAAAATTTTATGTTTCATCATCTGTAGTGATTTTATACATTCGAATTAGCACAGTAAGAAACCTTTGTCGTTAAGTATATGTTGCACAATATATCAAATAGTACAGATAGGTTTTATCAATAAAACCAGCGAGCAATATagtgaaaagaaaacaatagagAAACGCTATAAATGAAGTAAACCAAACTGAGGCATGTACGAAGTACATTGTCCTTAACACAGACTCGTCCCCTCCTGTATATGATTCGAGGATCGTCTTGGACATCTGCTTCCTAGGATACAATGGAACAACCAGCAGTAATTTAGCACGAGACACTACTAGGACGAATTGAAAACGTACCTTTATTTTATCACCGAGATTTAACGGAGACCAAATGAAAAGCTAACTATAAGAAATGCAAGATAATACTTGAAAGAGAAAAGATTTTCATGTACATGAAATGAGGAAATGAACACACTATTGATAACCCCAAAATGCATACCAAGAGtcatgcaagattaattaactcaattaatcttcaactcaagaatatgaagaaCCAAAACTCTTCaactaactcaagaatttggagAGCCAAAAGACATTCCCACGTTCATGAgacataatttttattcaaacttctttaaatttatatatataaatcaaaaaaaatttatgtgagaaaTTATTCGAATATATTTCAGAGTCATAACGCCGTGAACACCACTCCCAATTCACGAGGATATACGCCACTGATTTTTACCACCTGAACTTGTTTAAGAGTGCATGCTACTTACTACAAGCTGAATAtgaatgtgttttttttttttaagcaaTGTCATCCTGTAAGAATAccatcttgattttttttttcattttctgtgGTTTCAGGCTCTTTTTCCCCTTTACTATCGGTGTGCCGTGCCCGTAAGCTGTCATCATACAATAGTCACTTTCACCAGGAACTGCAAGAATCATGCATTCTTTTTTGAAACATTGACGAGGACATCAGACATGGGCATCCACATAGTCGAAACATCCCACAAGTTTCTCAAGTCAACAACATTGATGGCCATTGCTTTGTTATTTGGTCGATTTCGCCCCAGTGATAGGTTTATCTCTGGCTTCAACAGCTCCAAATCCACCAACCCAGAATGCAACTTTACGTTCacaatcagacataaaagtCCACATGTTTTGTTGCTTTCATCTACACCACCTGAAAAGCTAAACCAAAAACCATGTCCAATTTTCCATGTTTCCAACTCGAACTACAGCCCTATCGCCATTCTTATCTTCGCCTCTAAACCAAAAACGTTGTTGctctttatattatttatatgaaaGAAAATGGTGTTTTCCAAAGTTGTTGGAATAATTCCTCCATTATAAAATGGACTTTGGCAGAGAAACCACGTTTCAGATATCAACAGCAAATGAACTTTCTGAGTTTTTCAGCAaatcatcaaaataaaataaaataaattactggAAACATATATATTAGTAGCTATATCTTATACAGAGTATATGTCCCATAAAAATGTAATTATGTAACACATGTCTAATATTCcaggaataaataaataaacaaacaaaATGGACTACAAAATATGGGTCAAGCGATCGAGTGGGTTACTGGACCCTGGGCCTGAAGGTGTGTCTATATAAAtcctgaaaataaaataaaacaaaacaaaatggaCAACAGAATATGGATTATGGACCAAGCGATCAAATGGGTTGCTGTAATAAAAACGACAAAAGTGCGGTGAGCGTGGATCGAACACGCGACCTTCAGATCTTCAGTCTGACGCTCTCCCAACTGAGCTATCCCCGCGATTGTTAGAATTAacgttatttatttaaatttactaTAAATCTTCCATTAACACCTCAAGAACTTATGGTCTGCCGCTCGTATGtaattatctatatatatgtgaAAATTTAATCCAATCTTTCTCTCATAATTAAATACGATGTCCCTATTCTTGTTTTGTATTCGATTTCGAATAAACAATCTAGATCATTTGAAATTTTGTGTAGTTCAGAGTTGATGTAGTTATCGTGTTTCCACATGTGATTGATTTCCTTTTTcttgttattgtttttttaaaatcttattCATCCATGTTTGATagcatacacatatatataacgATTTTAATATCAGTCAGATGCATGATCTTAATATTATAATCTATAAACACAAAAATTCTTATTAATTCGTTTCAcggatcaattttgtgagacaaattttCTACACAACGCGattcatgaaaaaaatttatttttatgttaaaattattatttttcagttTAGATATGAACTCggtcacgaatataaatctgtGAGACCATTTCACACGATATCCGGTCATTTATAAATTGGATACAACTTTAATGAAATGGGAATTTATAGTCTAATTAGAAACTATGTATGTAATTAGCTTTTACCCAACGAGAAGCCTTATTTCAATGAGGCTGGTTATGATGCACAGATTGGCAAAGCAGAGGGAGAAAAGAACAAGAACACATTTCTTCTCAGCTGCAGGTCCATGTTATTTAACTGCATGCAACTTAAAACACCGACTGTTTTGGCTGGAACAACATTTTGAGGAACTGTGGATGAGCATTTTAGGAAACGGCCCGGACATATTTTATCGGCTTGTAGGGCGTATATGCAATGAGTTACCGTGGGGTTCCGCGGCAGCTGTAACAAGAATGCTGAACAAGAAACTCGGACAGGAAGCTGATTGGGTTTCAAGATCATACATGGAAAACTCTTGCCTAGGCTCATTGAAGCATTTTCTGAAAAGGGCCGGTTTCGACTGCGTCGATTTGTAGATCAAGTCTCATAACTTGGGCCCTTATGTTGGTTTCATCAATTTCTGTAAGGCTTGGTGCTTCATTATGTTTGCTTAAAATAGTGCGAGTTTAAGCTTGTATATGTGGGGTGAACCTTTATATCTGTACTATATTATTAACTTTGACACATTTAGAATTACTAATTTTTGGTGACATCGtttgttttaataatttatattatattattaattttaatacaTATAAAATAACTCATTTTTGGTGCCATCCACATGTGAAAGGAAATAGAATTCAGTCACCAGCATCTATCGACTCCTCTCAGCTGATTGAAAAGATAATAGAATCGGGCGTTATTCAACCTTAAAATGCTATGGAGTAGGGACAAAATCAAATCCCTGATCCAATCTTTTATCATCAACTCCCGATGTTACTACACGAACAACAAGCAAAAGAAAATTCCGTCTCTGTACGAAAAAATCAGTCCGTTGGGAAACCCTCGCTTTGATGTCACACGGGAGCTGGACAGATGGGTTGAGATGGGCAATAAAGTCCGATTGGCGGAGCTCCAACGCATTATTCTTGATCTCCGTAAGCGGAGAAGATTCTCTCATGCTCTCCAGGTACGTATAATTTGCGAGAAAAGATATATGTTTGCATTTATGAGGTTCGCGATAATTTGTATTTTGATATGCTGATTTTGTTTGACCTCCCGTATTGCAAAATACTGTGTTTGCACTAGTTTAATCGCTCCATCAGAGGGAACACATTACACGTAGAGGAATAAGGTCACATTTGAAGGCCGCTTTCCTTTGTTTCCTAATATCCCGCCTCGCGATGTTACAGGTTTCAGAATGGACGGAAAATTCCGGAATATACACATTGACCCCTTTTCAACATGCGGTGCAGTTGGATCTGATTGGTAAGGTTCATGGACTTCTTGCGGCAGAAAACTACTTCAATGGTTTGAATGAGCGAGATAGAACTGAGAAGGCTTATGGTGCTCTTCTACATTGTTATGTTCGGAGGCATCAAACTGACAAAGTATTTGCACATCTGCAGACAATGAAAGAGAATGGTATTGCTTTGGCTTCCGTTACTTACAATGGCATCATGTCCCTTTACTCTAACATTGGTGAGATTGCCAAGGTCCCTGCTGTCTTAGACGAGATGAAAGAGAATGGGGTCCAACCTGATAATTTTAGTTACAGGATATGCATTAATTCTTATGGAGTGAGATCTGATATTGATGGAGTGGAAAAAATTCTGAGTGAAATGGAAAGTCAATCCCACATTGTCATGGATTGGATTACATACGCTGTTGTTGcaaatttttatgctaaggcaGGCCTCAAAACTAAAGCAAATTTTACCCTGAGAAAAGCAGAGGAAAGGCTAAGGAATAAAGATAGTCTTGGTTATAATCATCTCATCTCTTTACATGCTGGACTGGGAAACAGAGATGATGTTTTCAGATTATGGGATCTTGAGAAGAATGCTTGTAAGAGGTGCCTTAACAAGGATTACATAAATGTAATGGAGTCCTTGGTTAGGCTGGAAGAGCTTGAAGAAGCAGAGATAGTTTTGAAGGAGTGGGAGTCATCTGGAAACTGCTATGATTTTCGGGTGCCAAATGTTGTCATCACTGGACACATAGAGAAGGGTTTGTGTGAAAACGCTGAAGCTTTACTTGAATACTTGATGGAAACGGGGAAGGTATCAACATCTAATATCTGGGCTAGATTGACAGCAGGCTACATGGAGAAGGGTGAGATGGAAAAGGCTTTGTGTGCCATGAAAGTAGCTATCTCTTTATGTGATGTAAAAGAAGGGACTATGATTCAAGATACAGTGGTTGGCAGAATATTGAGTTTATTTGGTGAGAAAGGGAGCTCTGATGCCACAGAAGAAGTTGTGAATTTGTTGAGATCTGTTACGTCATTGAACAGACAGATGTATCACACCTTGCTAAAGTCAAATATCTGTGGTGGTAAGGAAGTGAATAGACTCCTCAACATCATGAAAGCTGATGGttttgaagaagatgaagagacGAAGAGGATTCTTGCCATGTGGAAGAATGGAATGTAGATTTTTGACATTCTTTGGGAATGGATTGTTTTGTAGCATCTGCATGATTTTAGTTGTGACAACTTGAATTTAAGAGAGTATTTTGTATCCAAGAAGCCAACTACACCTCGCTAGAAAAATAACAGATGTCACACTTGTCTTTGAGCATCCATTTGAATCCTATGGCtcaattttcagattttttgcATTCACCTCCCCTGCACTCTTTGCTCTTTGCATTTGACACTCACCTCCGTGTAAACGTAAAAATTATAACATGTCAAAATAATCTTTATACCTTTGCGCATGTCGCTAGTCTGTGAATCAAAAGGTTGATTCTTGTCAAGTACAGACATCCCATTTATTAACTGTTAGATTCTGTCACCACGAAAAGTACAAATAAGTTTATGGCATGTAAATCAACAATGAGTATCATTTGTTTCATGCAAACATTTGTTTATGCTAGACAATTGACAAGAACATTGCTGATTCATCAGGTCCCATAAATTATAAGACCAAACTTTCAGGTAATTAATTTTTCATTCGTCCTCTCCTCCTTAAAACTTAATGTTCCGCCATATGACTAAAAACCAATTGATAATGGGTAACAAATAGTTTGCTGTTTCTTGATGTTATCTTTCATTAACTAAATGCAATTCTTCGTGGAGCTGAGGAAATTTCATTGTATAAAGCCTCACATATGGTGCAATTTCCGCTTGAAATTTAATATACATTATTTGCTGTTTTtccataaataaaaaatttaaaaaatggcTGCAATTTAAATGGCATTACATGGTATTAATGGCATTGTTAATCTTAGATGTATTTTGTGTGCTCGGTTAACAATTGGATCCCTATGGCTGAAATTCAAATGACCAACCCTAGCATGTTATGGGAGAGTCGTGTTCACGGAGTAGACAGGTTATTCTGGTCAAGTGAGTGGCAGTGAGGGTTGTGCCAACGGTGGTGAAGGTGATGCTGGTTACAGCTATGGCCATGGCAGTAACGGTGGTGGCTTTGATGGGAGTGGAGGATGCTGGAGTATTGGAAACATGCTTGCATATGGTGAAAGCCCCGGGATGGTAGTTATGGGCAGGTGATGGGAGTGGGGACAAAGGAAGCTTCAACGGGTGAAGCTGAGGCAGTTGGAGTTATGGCAGCATCTCCTCATGAGGATATGGACGGGGTATGGGGTATGGTGGTGGACATGGCCATGGGGGAACCACCCTCCCGGATTCATTCTTGACGCAGGCGGGCCTTACTGCTGTCCATATGGATGTTTTTGAGTTTACTCTGTTCTTTAAGTTAAGAATCCTTAATGGGTACTGATAAGGAATAGACATCAGTTTCTGAAACGAAAAGCTCTACCCTTGAAAGGTTGAAATATTACTGGCTTCAAGAACAATGTCGGTAAGACCATGCTTGAACTGTAAAGAAATTAGACAAGTGCGTAGAGATCTTCGTGGGACAGTGGAGAGAGTCTCAATTGGTCTTTTTACGatattaaataacacaataactTCTGTTGATTTATTCCAAATCAACATACATCAAGAGAATTGATCCATTAAATGATacaaacaacaacaaaaaacaaACAATAAATCGACTATATCTCACATCAAACCTGCAAAACTGAGGTCAAGCGGAAACAAAGAAAAACTCATACTTAGTCTGGAAACTATTCAGATTTCTTCATCGAATTGGCTGA
Encoded here:
- the LOC140836766 gene encoding pentatricopeptide repeat-containing protein At4g21705, mitochondrial-like, giving the protein MLWSRDKIKSLIQSFIINSRCYYTNNKQKKIPSLYEKISPLGNPRFDVTRELDRWVEMGNKVRLAELQRIILDLRKRRRFSHALQVSEWTENSGIYTLTPFQHAVQLDLIGKVHGLLAAENYFNGLNERDRTEKAYGALLHCYVRRHQTDKVFAHLQTMKENGIALASVTYNGIMSLYSNIGEIAKVPAVLDEMKENGVQPDNFSYRICINSYGVRSDIDGVEKILSEMESQSHIVMDWITYAVVANFYAKAGLKTKANFTLRKAEERLRNKDSLGYNHLISLHAGLGNRDDVFRLWDLEKNACKRCLNKDYINVMESLVRLEELEEAEIVLKEWESSGNCYDFRVPNVVITGHIEKGLCENAEALLEYLMETGKVSTSNIWARLTAGYMEKGEMEKALCAMKVAISLCDVKEGTMIQDTVVGRILSLFGEKGSSDATEEVVNLLRSVTSLNRQMYHTLLKSNICGGKEVNRLLNIMKADGFEEDEETKRILAMWKNGM